The following are encoded together in the Capsulimonas corticalis genome:
- a CDS encoding GNAT family N-acetyltransferase codes for MAYLVRPLEDQDYASIARIVNLIEAPWQTNEQEARQEDAEIERSQGMLRHFVAVEAETQEVVGHAVLRGGRPASRRQEYHLELRVAPDASSRGVGTQLWVRIADELSQLPDTSVRAWIRDCYPHALAFARARGFDEISRSGPWRREISTADRASLQHLSENAAGIAITTFAKESEANPDLLRELHSLRIAVDADIPSTEPYAPLSFESFVQEIEGDSALKDAFFIAKHNAQYVGLTCLHRNAIDPQALDQSITSVMREFRRHGIGAVLKTHGIDYAAANGYKRIVTYVDSTNAPMAALNRRMGFQPGIAGILMERTP; via the coding sequence ATGGCGTATCTTGTCCGTCCGCTCGAAGACCAAGACTATGCCTCCATTGCCCGTATCGTCAATCTCATCGAAGCGCCCTGGCAAACCAACGAGCAGGAAGCGCGCCAGGAGGACGCCGAGATCGAACGTTCACAGGGAATGCTGCGCCACTTCGTCGCGGTCGAAGCGGAAACTCAGGAAGTGGTCGGCCATGCGGTCCTGCGCGGCGGCCGGCCGGCGAGCCGGCGACAAGAATATCACCTGGAACTGCGTGTCGCTCCCGACGCCTCATCGCGTGGGGTCGGAACTCAGCTTTGGGTGAGGATTGCGGACGAACTTTCTCAGCTTCCCGATACGTCCGTGCGCGCCTGGATACGCGACTGTTATCCGCATGCGCTCGCATTCGCGCGGGCGCGTGGTTTTGACGAAATCAGCCGAAGCGGCCCCTGGCGACGGGAGATATCGACGGCGGATCGGGCTTCCCTCCAACATCTCTCCGAGAACGCGGCCGGCATAGCCATCACCACCTTCGCGAAAGAATCGGAAGCCAATCCCGATCTCCTGCGAGAACTCCATTCACTGCGCATCGCCGTGGACGCGGATATTCCCAGCACGGAGCCATACGCCCCATTGAGCTTCGAGAGTTTTGTCCAAGAGATCGAAGGAGACTCCGCGCTCAAGGATGCGTTCTTTATCGCAAAACACAATGCTCAATACGTCGGCTTGACCTGCCTGCACCGGAACGCCATCGATCCCCAGGCGCTCGATCAATCAATCACGAGCGTTATGCGGGAGTTTCGCCGCCATGGAATCGGCGCCGTCTTGAAGACACACGGAATCGATTATGCCGCCGCCAACGGCTACAAGCGCATCGTAACCTATGTAGACAGCACAAATGCGCCGATGGCCGCTTTGAATAGACGGATGGGGTTTCAGCCAGGGATCGCCGGAATCCTCATGGAGCGGACACCGTAG
- a CDS encoding class I SAM-dependent methyltransferase: MHLLSSRIFDEVAERYDAVRPTYPIELRDAVAAYLPAGGGRILEIGCGTGQATSLFAPLGHSILALEPGPRLAALAAKKLQTYAGVAVETVTFEEWDLVKEPFDMVLSATAFHWVHPEIRYIKTVRALKEDGTLAIFWNVPADEENTLSREIQKVYDQHMHGNSGRSIRQPLHRRIQAWVDEIDRSALFGPVAASQFPWSEWLPTDRYLQLLETYSDHYTLPETNKRRLYDGLTDILERNGGGIQKAYVATLYTMRKRLR, translated from the coding sequence ATGCATCTCTTGTCCAGCAGAATATTTGATGAAGTCGCGGAACGATACGACGCCGTCCGCCCCACTTATCCCATCGAGTTACGAGACGCCGTCGCCGCGTATCTGCCGGCGGGCGGCGGGCGGATTTTGGAGATTGGGTGCGGGACCGGGCAGGCGACTTCACTGTTTGCTCCTCTCGGACATTCGATCCTGGCGCTGGAACCGGGCCCTCGCCTCGCGGCGCTCGCCGCCAAGAAGCTTCAAACGTATGCCGGCGTCGCCGTCGAAACCGTCACATTTGAAGAGTGGGATCTGGTGAAAGAGCCATTCGATATGGTCCTTTCGGCGACGGCGTTTCACTGGGTCCATCCCGAAATACGTTACATCAAAACCGTTCGGGCGCTGAAGGAAGACGGGACGCTTGCGATCTTTTGGAATGTGCCTGCGGACGAGGAGAATACGCTTTCGCGAGAGATCCAGAAGGTCTATGACCAACATATGCATGGGAATTCGGGCAGGTCCATTCGCCAGCCGCTGCATCGACGCATCCAAGCATGGGTGGACGAGATCGATCGCAGCGCCCTTTTCGGGCCGGTCGCCGCGTCGCAATTTCCCTGGTCGGAATGGCTCCCCACGGACCGATATCTCCAGCTACTGGAAACCTATTCCGATCACTATACGCTGCCAGAAACGAACAAGCGGCGTCTTTACGATGGCCTCACAGATATCCTCGAGCGGAACGGCGGAGGGATCCAAAAAGCATATGTCGCCACGCTTTACACGATGCGAAAGCGCCTGAGATAA